In Citrus sinensis cultivar Valencia sweet orange chromosome 4, DVS_A1.0, whole genome shotgun sequence, one DNA window encodes the following:
- the LOC102613877 gene encoding NAC domain-containing protein 83-like produces MDNFHFVRDGVTRLPPGFRFQPTDDELVFQYLKCKVFSSPLPAPIIPHINIYKYDPWDLPGNLEQERYFFSNNEAKYPNGNRINRATASGYWKATGLDKQILSSSRINQMLMGMKKTLVFYRGKAPHESRTDWIMHEYRLVTAATNQPSSRNYSKEMENWVICKIFMKKRTRKDDANDGTNGVALPDQPQPRFYDFMMRDRIGSCAATSSCSSTSSYRGISGISSNGSEYDDDGESSSGKNINFLN; encoded by the exons ATGGACAACTTCCACTTTGTTAGAGATGGAGTGACCAGATTGCCCCCTGGCTTCAGATTCCAGCCAACAGATGATGAACTTGTCTTCCAGTACCTCAAATGCAAGGTCTTCTCCTCCCCTTTGCCTGCTCCAATCATTCCCCACATTAACATTTACAAATATGATCCATGGGATTTGCCAG GTAATTTGGAGCAAGAAAGATACTTTTTCAGTAACAATGAAGCAAAGTATCCAAACGGGAACAGAATCAATCGAGCAACAGCTTCAGGATATTGGAAAGCAACCGGCTTAGACAAACAAATTCTCTCTTCAAGCAGGATTAATCAAATGCTAATGGGGATGAAAAAGACTCTCGTCTTTTACAGAGGAAAGGCCCCGCATGAGTCTAGAACTGATTGGATCATGCATGAATATCGCCTTGTTACTGCAGCAACTAACCAGCCCAGTTCACGG aattattcaaaagaaatggaaaacTGGGTCATctgtaaaatatttatgaagaAAAGAACCAGGAAAGATGATGCAAATGATGGTACTAATGGTGTGGCACTGCCTGATCAGCCTCAGCCTcggttttatgattttatgatgAGAGATAGGATTGGTTCATGTGCTGCGACTTCTTCATGTTCATCCACTTCAAGTTACAGAGGTATCAGTGGGATTTCTTCCAATGGATCagaatatgatgatgatggagaAAGCAGCAGCGgcaaaaatattaactttttgAACTAA
- the LOC102607082 gene encoding uncharacterized protein LOC102607082: protein MGCGQSKGDPEREVAVLTTSKFTPLLRWRFEEIRGRTKKNINNADSDGALSKKGLLKHSNNHEDDASLSLSNSQYVDENDNKSDSSSQEESARPSSAAGYKDEDYISWEQKKENKSADNNNYGLEQERLLSEDKDAEENENEEETEAEGRLSNVNFSPLLCPGSPSFRVYCVNIPVDNAGDDADYKDDEYDQRSQGTVENSEATPSANSNELPQELMAPRKVKAKKGGRFRRVMMGKGRPAAVKNLLNVTSCYHPSRSSRHNNPRLLPQQAA, encoded by the exons ATGGGGTGTGGTCAATCAAAGGGTGACCCTGAAAGAGAGGTTGCGGTGCTGACAACTTCCAAGTTTACCCCACTTCTACGGTGGAGATTTGAGGAGATTAGAGGACGCactaaaaagaatattaataatgcaGATTCGGATGGTGCCTTATCAAAAAAAGGGTTGCTCAAACACAGCAATAATCATGAAGATGATGCCTCCTTATCTTTATCTAACTCTCAATATGTTGATGAGAATGACAACAAGAGCGATTCTTCTTCGCAAGAAGAAAGTGCAAGGCCGTCGTCAGCTGCAGGCTATAAAGATGAAGATTATATTTCATGGGAACAGAAGAAAGAGAACAAATCAGCAGATAATAATAACTATGGCTTGGAACAAGAAAGATTATTATCAGAGGATAAAGATGCAgaagagaatgaaaatgaagaagaaactgAAGCAGAGGGAAGGCTAAGCAATGTTAATTTTAGTCCTTTATTATGTCCTGGCTCGCCAAGCTTTAGGGTTTATTGTGTTAATATACCCGTGGACAATGCCGGTGATGACGCTGACT ATAAGGACGACGAATATGATCAAAGGTCTCAGGGTACCGTTGAAAATAGTGAGGCAACCCCATCGGCAAATTCCAATGag TTACCACAGGAATTGATGGCTCCGAGAAAGGTGAAAGCAAAGAAAGGAGGAAGATTTAGGAGAGTAATGATGGGTAAGGGAAGACCGGCAGCTGTTAAGAATCTACTGAACGTTACATCATGCTATCACCCGTCAAGATCAAGCCGTCACAATAACCCCCGGCTTCTTCCTCAACAAGCCGCTTGA